The Juglans regia cultivar Chandler chromosome 2, Walnut 2.0, whole genome shotgun sequence genome includes a window with the following:
- the LOC108994467 gene encoding uncharacterized protein LOC108994467 codes for MEGSSFSQPSDSNHPTASGASKFLADLPSLGFFSSTVVSSNPGGMRVYICDHDTSPPEDQQIKTNQQNILIRSLMLRRQKGDSSSKDVKGVTATEGSRKRVAERAPDSRTSAKRANSQISSRQEGSNSQASSRDFQSFTVERLQSFTVEKLRALLKARGLSLRGKKDELITRLKGPTG; via the exons ATGGAGGGCTCATCGTTCTCTCAGCCGTCCGATTCGAATCATCCAACGGCTTCTGGCGCGTCCAAGTTCCTCGCCGACCTTCCCTCCCTGGGGTTCTTCTCCTCCACCGTCGTCTCTTCAAACCCG GGTGGAATGCGAGTATATATTTGTGACCATGACACGTCACCTCCAG AGGaccaacaaataaaaacaaaccaacAGAACATATTGATCAGATCACTCATGCTTAGGAGACAGAAGGGCGATTCTAGTTCAAAGGATGTGAAGGGTGTAACTGCAACCGAGGGTTCTAGAAAGAG GGTTGCTGAAAGAGCTCCAGATTCCCGAACTTCAGCTAAGAGAGCCAATAGTCAAATTAGTTCTCGACAAG AAGGATCAAACAGTCAGGCATCCAGTAGAGACTTCCAGAGCTTCACAGTTGAGAGGCTCCAGAGCTTCACAGTTGAGAAGCTTCGTGCCCTTTTGAAGGCAAGAGGTCTTTCCCTTAGAGGAAAGAAG GATGAGCTGATTACACGGCTGAAAGGGCCTACTGGATAA